The Coregonus clupeaformis isolate EN_2021a chromosome 27, ASM2061545v1, whole genome shotgun sequence genomic sequence TGTTCTTGATAAGATTATATCTTTGTTAATCATAGAAAACAGGATTTGACTCCAAAAGAAAACTGTTGGCAATGAAATGTAGCCTGTAGATACAAGCCAATAATGATTGATGACCAGTGGTCTTCTGCATCTTGGCACGAAAATCTAATTTAAACAATGTACTTTATAAAGGTGCTTATAGTGTATTAAAAGTGTTTTCTCTCTTACTTAGTGTTTCACTGGCAGGCTACAATAATGGGACCAGTAAGTATACCCTCCTGTTCTTTGTAGTTTAGGGGTTCACAGCTTTTGCTCTGGGTCATGTAGTAGTAACCATCTATTTTCCTTTCTACAGAATGACAGTCCGTATCAGGGTGGTGTGTTCTTCTTGACCATTCACTTCCCCACTGACTATCCCTTCAAACCACCAAAAGTAAGGGATGTGTCCTGGAACTCAGCTATACATTAGAAAAGTGTTGGCAGACTTTTAATGGAGCTATGAACTAGACCTATATTGatggaaataataataattcacaaCGGTTTGTTTTCAGTATATGAGATGTAACTGACAACCAATTCTGTCCCGTCAGTGTGCTAAAGGAGATGATGTAAATGCAATACATTTGTGAGATACAGTAAAAACAATGTGTCCTCTAAAGGTTGCATTCACCACAAGAATCTACCACCCAAACATCAACAGCAATGGCAGCATCTGCTTGGACATCCTGAGGTCGCAGTGGTCGCCAGCACTCACCATCTCCAAAGGTAAGCCCAGAATGGGGCTCTTGGTTTATGTTTTGTATGTGGGtctagatcatttgttttgggtAGTTTAAACCAGCATGGTTTTGAATGTTTCACAACAGATTCTGgtaagtacactacatgaccaaaagtatgtggaaacctgctagtcaaatatctcattccaaaatcatgggcattaatatggagttggtccccccttttctgctataacagcctccactcttcagggaaggctttacactagatgttggaacattgctgcgggaacttgcttccattcagccacaagcattagtgaggtcgggcacggatgttgggagattaggcctggctcgcaatcagcgttccaattcatcccaaagatgttcgatggagttgaggtcagggctctgtgcaggccagtcaagttcttccacaccgatctcgacaaaccatttctgtatggacctcgctttgtgcacgggggcattgtcatgctgaaacagaaaagggcataccccaaactgttgccacaaagttggaagcactaTGCATTGATACAGGTATCGTTGTCCTggaatccgccaaacccagatttgtcagtcggactgccagatggtgaagtatgattcatcactccagagaacgcgtttccactgctccagagtccaatggcggcgagctatacaccactccagctgacgctttgcattgtgcatggtgatcttaggcttgtgtgcagctgctctgccatggaaaagTTATTGTGCTCGTTAGTGAGTCTTGTAACCAAGGAAATGTTTGCCCTGCTTGAGCTGccttggtcaactgtaagtgctgttattgtgaaatggaaacttctaggagcaacaactgctcagccgcgaagtggtaggcactTACAGTTAAAAATCATCGGTCCTCTTTTGCAACACTCTAAACTGCAGTCTAATGGCCTTACtgacttactgaagagctcagtaactttcaacgtgtcactgtcataggatgccacctttccaacaagtcacttTGTCAAATGTAATtagtgccaatgtttgtctatggagattgcatgtatgtgtgctcaattttatacacctgtcagaaacgggtgtggctgaaatagccgaatctactaatttggagggttgtccacatacttttgtatatatagtgtatgtcccAAACTATGCTCATTAACAGGTCAGAGATGTACATTGATTGTCACAGTAGATTGTCAgaactgtgttgactctgttgtCTGTCATCCTACAGTCCTCCTGTCCATCTGCTCACTTCTCTGTGACCCAAACCCAGATGACCCTCTAGTGCCTGAGATCGCACGCATCtacaagacagacagggaaaagtAGGTCTTACACAGTTTCAATAttccattttttttggggggtacaaCCTGTCTGCTACAAGGATAacgattttttattttttatcctccTGTCATTCCAGATACAACAGAATAGCCCGGGAATGGACACAGAAATATGCTATGTAGTCTCAAGGCATTACAGTGGAAAATCTGCCTTTTATATTCAAAGGCTTGGGGAGCTTTGAATGAAAagaggaaaaaagtattgttggtTTCCTTTGGAGTGATTTCTTTGAgccacaccctccctctccctacgcACTTGACCTCCTTCCCGCTGCCTCACCCCCTTCAACCTGTCCAGCTGCCATGATGTACATATTTGAGACTGCAAATTGTATACCCCTCCACTATGTCCAACAGGACCTATGTAGGACCACTCTTATTTGATTCCAAGAAGCATTCCTTATCGTTTTTATGAACCCATGGTTTGCTATCCCAAGATTGAGGGATTTTATGTCTGTGCTTTGTTTCTCTGGTTGTTTTTCTCCCTCTGTGCTTCCAGCTGTCCTGTGAGATGATGAGCGGGGCGGCAAGAGAAGGGGCTTGGAGAATGTTTTTGTCTATTCTATTTGGCTATAATAAGAAATAGCCATCAATCTGTCAATGGTTCTGGAAACCTCTAGGGGACTTTCTCTGTTTGGCAATGGGATGCCCAGGATCCCGCCTCATAGCCCCTCCACAATATGAATCACTGTCATTTAAGATCATTGTTAGGTACCCATGGACCCTTCCACACTGTATGATGTGGGACAATAAAGTAATGAGACAGATATCTATATATCTACTGAATATTACATCCAAAATGACTGTTTTCCCTCACCCTAGTCAAGCGAAATACTCTTGTAATGTTGATTTTGCTAAAGGAATAAGCTAGTACCCTTTTAGATTGCCACTTGCACCTTCATCAAATTATTTTAGTTCTCTCAATTGTGTCAAGTCTTTGTCTTCTGGGTGATGGTCTGATTTTAAAACGGCCAAAGTTTGGATCCAAGTTCGGCAGCTAAATTGGGTGGTACTAGTAGACTGAAATGGTATTAATCCAGCTTGATCGTCAATTTTTTATCTACATTCTTTCTCTTTGGCTTCAAGTCCAGCCTGAAAGGACAAATATTTGGCATTAGTAATAAAGCATGTTGTTTGAAGGCAACGCCAAAGCTCTAAAATGTTTTAAGCAAGAGTAGCACTAGACAAATATGATGGACTTAAACTGTCTAACCACAAGTGGGCTAAATTGAAGGAAATCAGTCAGATTGGGGTGTATTCTCATAAAATAAAACGGTGACCTCATTATTCTGTAATCACACTTTGTATATTTGAGCTGCAATTGTTGACATTGAAGCTCCAACGACTCCCTGTCTGGATCTCAGAACCCTGGACTTGAGTTCCAGACAAACAAACTTCTGTATATTTAATTACCTGAGAGCTCGTTGAGCTTGTGTCTTAATTAAACTGTAATAAACATGATTATTAAAGTTGTGGGTTATCACTGTTTTATTTAGTATTGATGCACAAATGTGTGTGCATTTGGAATTTATTTGAAGGCTTTCTCATTTTGAAAAGTGATTAATATTTTATACAATTTGTTAGTTTTGCATGTGCCCTATTCATGTTCGAGATATATTGCTGAGGTTTTGATAGCAACAAGGAAACCTACTATTATTATTCCACCTGATTCATACCAGCACTTTGTCTCACTCAGTCCCCTTTTACAGCAAACTCTACACTGAGGCTTAAGACTTCACCTAGTTGTTGTTCTTATTACTGCCAACTCATTTAATTAATTATTGCATTATTTGAAGCAAAGTTACAGAACCTGCAACTACTCTAGCCTCGATTTCCAGTCGTATATATTAGTGCTAAGCTGCTATGATAGTTGGAAGTATGTAATATTTAAGAAACAACTGATGTGAGCAAGACTACAACAAAGCTGGGCCAAGATCAGCATAATATACTTGGACCTATTCACCTGCCTCACCATGACTAAATTATTTCCAGGTAGTAAATTCgatttttctatatatttttctGCCACTAGATGGAGCTCTATCATTGGGTTTGGCAAACATTTTAGTTAGATTTTTCATAATGTACCTAACTGTTTGTGCCTTTCATGAGGGCCACAATCAGCTAGTCACTGTGGAATGTACAGGATTTGTGGAAGTATAAATTAAGTTAAATGTCATTAGATACCACAAACAGTCATTATATAGATATGACCTATAACCTCTATGTCCATATTATGGGTCGTTTGTGGCCTATTACATTTTGAGTGCAGAGAATGAACGTGTGATTGGTTGCTGCCTGAACAGCAAATCGTTGTTTAAAGTTCCACCAGTGTTGACCACCAGCAGCCCACTGCAGCTTAGAGCGATGAGGATCAGGTATAGTCTACTCCACTGCATGTTTAAGTCCTATACTTTGTGGTGAGGAAATGTACCCACATCGAAAACCCATATAACCTACAAAAATATGGTTATTTAATTCACTCCAGGGCCCAACTCTAATGTCTGTGTCCTTGAATTTGGCAACACTGAGGGGACTGATGAGCcaagaggaggagcagaggggagggaggcATGGATCAGCTGCAGCCACAGAGAGAGGTGCCAGACAGATGAATGGGATGAGCCTCTTGACTAAGACAAGGGGCATAAGGTGGGGAAATCAACAGAGGTGAGGTAGTGATGTGGGGTTAGGCTGGCCAGAGGGGGAGTGGGAGAGCTTGCATAGCTTGAAACTTTCCTTAATGTCTTAGAAACCGGACGTCCATCTATCTTTCTCcacacactccctctcactcctcttttATGTTGTTTTTAGGTGCTCTTCTGTGGCACTGGTCATGTGTGCAGCTGGAAGAGGCCGTGTAACACTAATGCTCGGCCGGCTCAGGAAAGTACTCTGCCTCGCTTCGCACAGAGCGAAAACAACAAAGAGCTGAGTGTGGCTGCAGCCCCAGGCCTCAGCTCGCCCACCAGAACGTCTCCTGTCACAGCTTGCTGCTCACTCCTACCAATggcctctctcactcactcactttatttccacctctctctctgactgactcaCCACCCACCACGTGAAAAAATGTCATTTTCGAAACTTTGATGCCtaacgtgtgtgtgagagagagcgcgcGAAAGATTGACTTCTGAGGGTCAAGAGCAGGAATGTAGACAAGCCTAGAGCGGACAGGAAGAATGTGGTCGGTCTGGGCATTGTAAAAGGAAAAGCGCCAGTGCACTTTAGGATACCAAATCCAAGTGAGGACTGAAGTCTGCGTGCTTTCAATCAATTTGAAATGAGTGGGCCTATGTGACCAATTGCAAGAGTTGAGTTATAATAGTGTAACAACAACACATTTTGGTAACGTGGTAAATATGGACCACTTGCAGTGCAAACGCCAACGCGCTGGGTCAGGCTTCCCCAACTGGCTGCCAgtgtggttttatttggcccccaagtTTTCtaagcaaataaataaataaataataataataattgtttgtggatttttcattgttggacataaatgactgtaaaaacatcAGGAAATCAGCGCCAagttattttaatttaagaaatctctTCCCAAAGTATTCcaacgcataatagagagacgttatcatatacaaatgtaatcaaggtttgaaataattatattttagtcaaacattatatctgtttgggcttcttgatgttaatttgcagtctacaaattatttgtaattatgtcgTCCTCGTCGTCGTCCCCCTGTCCCGTCCCCACCATCTGCTCCAGAAAAAGTCGGCccgaatctagttgatgatccctgccctagGTCTACTCCACTATGCACATGCCTCAGAGCTTGGAGTCGGTATGGCTGGTGGTTGGCATTAAAGTAATTTCCAAAGGCGCAAATGATGACGAGGGGATTGGCATCTGCTTAATATGAGATAGGGTGAGACCAGGCATATTGCCAGAGCCATGCTAGACACCAGAGATTACGAAGCAATGCGTGTCCAATTTATGCACGTTGTCGGGGAATGGATGCGTCCATTGTGCAATTACCTCGAACAGAACCATTGCCTGCACCGCCACTCAGTAAACATAATCCTAGAGAAAAAATAAACTAATAATAAACTTAAAACCAAACAAATAAAAGTCGTTATAGGAGATAATCGTCCAAACAAACAAAAGCAATGGAATGCAGATGACCTTTTATCACATTTTGCTATGGTATTTAAATAAAAGATAAAGGTGCTACTGCTACCAACAGCCCACTTAAAACACGAACATATATGTTGAGGATATAAGCGCTTGGCTGGGTTACAACAAATGGCATGTTAAACAAACAGGGAGAGAAGTAGTCACGAGAAACCAAAACCAAGCGATTCACAGGGCTACATTAGGTGGTCATCCTTGAGCTTAAGGCCTACCTGTCACGTGCTCTTCATTAGTGATTTAGCCATATAACAAGAGTTGAATGGCGCTTAACAACAATTCAACTTTGGTTTCAAACACATTCATTAAGTCTATATTTGGTGCGTCAATGGATGGCTCTTGGGTGTCCAAATAATTCCAATGTTTAAATATTATGCAATGCTTCAACATTGATGATAAAGTTGGTTATTTTTATAGGTCATGTCATGGGGATGTCAATTACAATTAGCGTTTACCAATTACATTATTTGTTATTCTTTTTGAGATGTGAGCACAATTCACATTAATGCATTACTCATTACGCATGAAGTTTCTCTGCTTACACTTTATAGTAAACGCAGCCTTGCTGCGTTTGGTGACAGATAAAGGTTTACtattcactgtgtgtgtatatttgtaagCGGGTGTATTTGTGTGCCGGAGAAGGGTTGGCTGGCTAGTACCAGTGTTAGAAcaacccctcccctctctctccctctctcgagCTGCCGCGTTATTTTCCGGCTCGGAGCCTCAACCGCACGGCTCGATCGATTCGCATGGATTGTCCCCGACGAGCTGCTCCACTTTCTAGCCAATGTCAGCCCGTCTGCGATCGGGAAGGAGAGAAATGAAGGAAAATCTCTGCCGCCCTGGCGGTGTCATTTCCACACACTTCGGTTGGCCGCCTGCCAGCAGACAGGACATTCGAAAGAGGTGGAGTGGACTCCTGGTTTGAGCGAGAAGAGGAGCCGAGCGCACCGGTCATTGGCGACAACATAGCGAGTAGCAACTGAGCACCGCGTGGCCACTCCTACGCGCACGCACCGCAACGAGTGTGAAAAACAACCCCATCGCTAAATTACGCTACATCGACCACTGCTAATGTGAACCATCAGAAACCATCAGTGACATGTCACATGTCTAACTGAACGTGTTCTCATCATAAATTAGAACATTAACATGTTAATGAAAGACAATAAAATGTCAAtttataatataatgtataatgtTCTGCCATCAAGACCATGAGTTATGGatgtttttttgttgcaaatcagACTCCTTGCTCCTGAAGGGCAATAGTGCATCTTGCCATGTTTTGGTGGCATTTAACGAATTTCTGAATTATGTGATAGCCCAGGTCTGGATCATTTGCATAAATAGGTTATAGCTACaccatatacaaaagtatgtggacaccccttaaaatgaGTTGATTCTGTTAtgtcagccacaccagttgctgacaggtgtataaaatcgagcactcatccgtgcaatctccatagccaaacattggcagtagaatggccttactgaagagctcagtgacagtGGCACTGTCAAagtatgccacctttccaacaagtcagttttgtcaaatttctgccctgctagagctgccccggtgaactgtaagtgctgttattgtgaagtggaaatgtcaaggagcaacaacggctcagccgcataGTGAtaggcaacacaagctcacagaacaggaccacgagtgctgaagcatgtaaaaatagtctgtcctcagttgcaacactccaaactgcctctggaagcagccgcacacaagcctaagatcaccatgcgtttCGGCTTggcaccttagttccagtgaagggaaatcttaacgctacagcatacaatgacattctagatgattctgtgcttccaactttgtggcaacagtttggggaaggccctttcctgttccagcatgacaatgccccagtgcacaaagcgaggtccatacagaaatggtttgttgagattggtgtggaagaacttgactggcctgaacagagccctgacctcaaccccattgaacacctttgggataaattggaacgccgactgcgagccaggcctaatcgcccaacatcagtgcccgacctcactaatgctcttgtggctgaatggaagcaagtccccgcagcaatgttccatcatctagtagtggaaatccttcccagaagagtggaggctgtta encodes the following:
- the LOC121542082 gene encoding ubiquitin-conjugating enzyme E2 D2 isoform X1; this translates as MALKRIHKELNDLARDPPAQCSAGPVGDDMFHWQATIMGPNDSPYQGGVFFLTIHFPTDYPFKPPKVAFTTRIYHPNINSNGSICLDILRSQWSPALTISKVLLSICSLLCDPNPDDPLVPEIARIYKTDREKYNRIAREWTQKYAM
- the LOC121542082 gene encoding ubiquitin-conjugating enzyme E2 D2 isoform X2 — translated: MFHWQATIMGPNDSPYQGGVFFLTIHFPTDYPFKPPKVAFTTRIYHPNINSNGSICLDILRSQWSPALTISKVLLSICSLLCDPNPDDPLVPEIARIYKTDREKYNRIAREWTQKYAM